The region CGCCATACCAAGCGCCGCGGCCTGTTTCATCGCTTCGAACATCATCCCAGCCGACTGGACGCCGACGCCGTCATCGGTAAAGGCGAATGCCCCCGCCGCTTTTAAGGCGGCAAAATCGGTCAGCTCTTCTCCCTTTTGCCCAATGGTAATCGCTGCATAAGGGAGCACATTGACATGCGCCGTTTCGCGGATGCGTTTTTGCAGCCATTCCATCTGCTCTTTTCGGTCCGGCACCGGGTTCGTGTTCGGCATGGCGGCGACCGTCGTAAAACCGCCTTTCGCCGCGGCGAGCGTGCCCGTTTCGATCGTTTCTTTCGCTTCACCGCCCGGCTCGCGCAAATGGACGTGCAAGTCGATCAAGCCAGGAACGATGAGACGGCCGCCAACATCGATGACGTCCTCCCCATCCGCTTCTAGTGGCTGTTCATAGCGGATCGACGCAATGTTCCCGCGTTCGATTTTGATATGTGTCCGCACCAATTCCCCATCTTCATTGAACGACATGCCATTTTTCAACCAGACGGCCATGTTTCATTCTCCCTTCCATTGCCCGTTTTAAGACGGCCATGCGTACATAAACGCCGTTTTCCATTTGTTTAAAAATGCGCGACGCCTTCGCTTCAACAAGCTCGCTCGCAATTTCGACCCCGCGGTTGACCGGCGCCGGGTGCAAGATGATGGCGCCCGGTTTCATCCGACGCGCCCGCTCGAGCGTCAGCCCGTACCGCACATGGTACTCTTCCTTCGTCAACCCCATCGCTTCGGCGTGGCGCTCGTGCTGGATGCGCAGCAACATCACGACATCGGCGCGGGCGATGGCCTCATCGACTTCGACGTACGTCCCATACGGATTCGTTTCATCTTTCCACTCTGCCGGTCCGGAAAACAGGACGTTTGCCCCCAACCTTGTCAACACTTCCGCATTCGAGCGGGCGACGCGGCTATGGCGGATGTCGCCGATGATCGCCACCGTCAAGCCGGTGAAGGCGCCAAACTCTTGGCGGATCGTCAATAAATCCAAAAGCGATTGGGTCGGATGGTGTCCGCAGCCGTCGCCAGCGTTAATGATCGCGATGCCGACCGCATGGCGGAGCGCTTCGAAATAAGCATCTTCGTGATGGCGGATGACAACGGCATCGACACCGATTGCCTCAAGTGTGCGGACGGTGTCATAC is a window of Geobacillus kaustophilus DNA encoding:
- a CDS encoding aspartate carbamoyltransferase catalytic subunit; the encoded protein is MTHLFTLSELPLDEINRLLDEAEAFRNGRIWRPAAPMYVANLFFEPSTRTKCSFEMAERKLGLHVIPFDPERSSVQKGETLYDTVRTLEAIGVDAVVIRHHEDAYFEALRHAVGIAIINAGDGCGHHPTQSLLDLLTIRQEFGAFTGLTVAIIGDIRHSRVARSNAEVLTRLGANVLFSGPAEWKDETNPYGTYVEVDEAIARADVVMLLRIQHERHAEAMGLTKEEYHVRYGLTLERARRMKPGAIILHPAPVNRGVEIASELVEAKASRIFKQMENGVYVRMAVLKRAMEGRMKHGRLVEKWHVVQ